In the genome of Pontibacter actiniarum, the window ACTGGAGAGCGCTTCGAAGTGGTTTATATCGCCCGGGTCGTCGGGGTCGTCGTACTTGCCGCGGAGCACGTTAATGGCGTGGCCCAGGTAGCGGAAGGGAAGGAAGCCGGAATAGACCATAAAAAAGAAGCCCCCACCCATGAGCAGGAGCAGCAGCGGCATGCCCCAGGCGGCGTTGCTGAAATCGACCAAGAAGCGTTCTAATTCTTTCAAAATCTATACGTTAATGTTTAGCAATGTATAAATATAGGCACAAAACCTGAAATATCGTATGTAACCACACGGTGTACGGATACAGTAAGTATAGCTTGTGTTCTGGCTGGTTTGCCGTAAAGCCAGTGGGGCCGTACCGGTGCTAAAAGAAGCCTATGTCTACCTATATACTCGTGATAACGCTTGTGGGGCTGGCCGCCCTCTCCATGGCCTGGGTGCCCGCTCTGCTTAAGCGTACTTTTATTTCCTACCCGATCATATTTCTGCTGCTAGGCATCGGCATCTACATGCTGCCAGTAGAGTTGCCCATCCCGGACCCCATCTGGCAGGAGAACTATGTGGTGCACATTACGGAGCTGAGCGTGATTATCTCGCTGATGGGCACCGGCCTGAAGATCAGGCGCAAGGTAAGCTGGCGCAGGTGGCGGGTGCCGCTTCGGCTGGTGAGCATTACCATGCTGCTGTGCATTGGGGGGCTGGCGCTACTGGGGTGGAGCGTGCTGGGCATGGCTGTTTCCGCGGCAATCTTACTGGGGGCCGTGCTAGCCCCCACAGACCCAGTGCTGGCGGAGCAGGTGCAGGTGGGGCCTCCCAACGAGAAGGAGGAGGACGAGGTGCGCTTCTCCCTGACTGCCGAGGCCGGGCTGAACGACGGAATGGCCTTCCCGTTTACCTGGCTGGCCGTAGTTATCGCCATTGCTGCTGAGGCCACCGACGGCGAGTGGCTGAGTGGCTGGCTGCTGCGCGACCTGCTCTACCGCATTGTATCAGGCGTGGTCATCGGGTTCCTGATCGGGCGCGGCCTGGCTTACCTGATCTTCCAGCTCCCGCGCACCTCCGGCTTCCCGAAGGCGCAGGAGGGTTTTCTGGCGCTGTCGGCCACGCTGGTGGTGTACGGCGTGACGGAGATGGCGCACGGCTATGGCTTTATTGCCGTGTTTGTGGCGGCTATTACCCTGAGCAGTTGTGAGCCCGAGCACGATTACCACACGGAAATGCACGACTTTGTGAACCAGATAGAGCACATTCTGATGGTGGTGCTGCTGATGCTGTTCGGCGGTAGCCTGGTGTTTGGCCTGCTGGACTACCTGACCTGGCAGGGCATTGTGGTAGGCCTGGTGTTTCTGTTTGTGATCCGGCCGCTGGCGGGGCTGCTGGGGATGTGGGGGATAAAGATGCCGATGCGTGAGAAACTCGCCATCAGCTTCTTCGGCATCCGGGGCATCGGCTCTTTCTTCTACCTCTCTTTTGCGCTGGATAAAGTTACCTTTGTGGATGCAGACCAGCTGTGGGCGGTTGTAGGCTTTATCGTGCTGGTGTCTGTTGTGCTACACGGGGTAACAGCCACCAAATCCATGAGCTACCTGGACTATCGCCGGAGCCGTAGCGGCAAGGTGCGGGTGCCGGGGGTGGTGAAGAAGGAGTAACAGGTGCCGCCTCCCCCATAACCAAGCCGCCGCCTCCGGAGAAGCTGAAAGCAACCGGGCTCTGCGCGAGCCCGGGCAGAATTCAAAAACCAACGCCTACCTTTGCCCTATGCACCCACATTTACAGCCCCTCTCCCTGCCTGACGCCGAGGTGTACTTTGCCCCGGCGTTTGTGCCTGCGCCGCAGCGCGACGTGTACTTGGAGCGGCTGCTGCAGGAGGTAAACTGGCAGCAGGAAAGTATAAAGCTGTTCGGTAAACTACAGCCCATGCCGCGCCTCACAGCCTGGTACGGTGACA includes:
- a CDS encoding cation:proton antiporter — protein: MSTYILVITLVGLAALSMAWVPALLKRTFISYPIIFLLLGIGIYMLPVELPIPDPIWQENYVVHITELSVIISLMGTGLKIRRKVSWRRWRVPLRLVSITMLLCIGGLALLGWSVLGMAVSAAILLGAVLAPTDPVLAEQVQVGPPNEKEEDEVRFSLTAEAGLNDGMAFPFTWLAVVIAIAAEATDGEWLSGWLLRDLLYRIVSGVVIGFLIGRGLAYLIFQLPRTSGFPKAQEGFLALSATLVVYGVTEMAHGYGFIAVFVAAITLSSCEPEHDYHTEMHDFVNQIEHILMVVLLMLFGGSLVFGLLDYLTWQGIVVGLVFLFVIRPLAGLLGMWGIKMPMREKLAISFFGIRGIGSFFYLSFALDKVTFVDADQLWAVVGFIVLVSVVLHGVTATKSMSYLDYRRSRSGKVRVPGVVKKE